Part of the Roseobacter litoralis Och 149 genome, AATTCCGGGCTACCCATCGCCTGGGGCCAACTGGCATTTGATTGCACCGCCTGCAGAGAGATGGCACGCGCCTCATTCTGAATCGCGAGGGTCTCAGACGCATCCACCCCGTTCAGCACTGAGTCGACGCTTTCGCGTTTGCCGGGCAATATGAAGTCATCCTCCGCACAGGCGGAGAGGAAAACCGTTGCAACGAGTAACACAGACAAAGGTCGAAAAAGACGCTTTTGGGTTGCAAAAAACATAAACTTCATTCCGCCCCATTTACCCGCTGCAGTCTGCGCGCGGCTATCCCCAAGCTGCGCGCCATGCCGGTTCAGTTCCCCAAATCAGGAAGGTTATCCAGCTCGGGCGTCCCACCGAGCGCCACAATCACCTGTAAGGCGCGTTGTTGCAAGTCCGCGCTCACGCCCGCTGCCTGCAGTATGGACTGATACTGTGCGAGGGCGGCATCCGTGTTGCCAGCTGCGACCTCCATCAGCGCAATCTGTTCCTGTGCCAGAAACGACAGCGGCGCACCGGGTACGGCCAGCGCTTCCAGTTGCTGGCGACGCTCTGACGGATCCATCGTGTCGGCCTGCAGGACAATCGATTTAAAGGCTGCAATCTGACGGTAGATTTCAGGCACATCACCGTCTACGGCCACTTGCTCAAGCGCTTGCAAGGCTGTGTCGGTCTCACCGGCCTGCTGCGCCTCGGCGGCTGCCAGAAGGCGCACAACGGCTTTGGCCGTGGGTGTTTCGGCATTAATGGTGTCAAGGCCAGCCTGACGCGTCGCGGGTTCGCCCAACGACAAAGCGTTCAAAATCTGATCGCCCAGACGTTCGGCCTCAGCACGCGTCTGCGCTTTTCGGTACTCGCTCCATGCAGCGCCACCAACGATCAAAACCACGACCAAGGCCGCAACCCAGCCATAACGGCGCAGCATCAGGTAAAACTTGTCGCGACGGACCTCGTCGTTGACTTCATCGATGAAACTGTCTGTGTCGCTCATATTGCCCCGCCAAAGCTCGCTTGTCGCTCCTCTTACAGTGACCGGACGGGCAAGCCAAGACCCTGCACTTTCTATCCGCGCGCGCCATTGCACTCAGTCGGAAAAATCTTTAAACTGAACTGATCGGTTTAGCGCAAAAACCAGTTTTCAAACGTCACAGAATACACCCGATGCGGCGCATTGACGGCTGGAAGTTCATAACGAGGCAGTTTTCATGCGTATTTTTTCCATCATTGCAGCGATTGCAGTGGCGGCAGCTTTGTATTTTGCCATCGTTGATCGCGGTGCTTTGCTTGCTTTGTTCGGGCAGGATGCGTCAGCGGAAGACACGGACGATTCGCAAGACACGGGTGCTGAGGAAAACGCGGCGGCCAGTGATCTGGTCAGGGTGGTCGTGCAAAAATCCATAGCGCAGGAAATCGACACAGCCGTTTCACTGCGCGGAGAAACCCGCGCTGCTCGCGTTGTGGACGTCAAATCAGAAACATCCGCCACCGTCGTTTCGGAGCCTCTGCGCAAAGGTGAAAATGTGGATGAGGGGCAGCTTTTGTGTCGGCTCGACGAATCCACCCGTGGGACGGCTTTGGCACAGGCTAATGCGCAACTGAACGAGGCCCGCGCCCGTGCGCCTGAAGCCAAGGCACGCCTCGATCAGGCGATTGCCCAACTGGCCGAGGCGCGCATCAATGAAAATGCTTCGACCAAGCTCAGCGCAGGCGGGTTTGCCTCAACAACGCGCGTGGCAAATGCGGAGGCCAATGTCGCAACCGCTTTGGCGTCGGTTGAATCTGCACGTGCCGGTGTGCAAGCGGCACAGGCCGGAATCGAAGGCGCGCAAGCCGGTGTTGCAACGGCCGAAAAAGAATTGGAACGCCTCATGATCCGCGCGCCCTTCTCGGGTATTTTGGAAAGCGATACCGCAGAACTCGGCACCCTTTTGCAAGCCGGTGATCTGTGCGCGACGGTGATACAGCTTAATCCCGTCAAGCTGGTGGCTTTCGTGCCGGAAACCGAGGTGGCGCGGGTCAAGGTCGGCGCGTCAGCCCGCGCGACGCTCGCCACCGGTCAAGACAACATCACCGGTCAGGTGACATTTCTGTCGCGCGCCGCAGATGAGACAACGCGCACCTTCCTCGTTGAGATCGAGGTTGCGAACACCGGCATGAACATCTCTGATGGTCAGACCGCAGAGATTATGGTCGCGGGCGAAGGTGCAACGGCCCACCTGCTGCCACAATCCGCCCTGACATTGAACGATGACGGCGTGCTGGGCATTCGCAGCATCGACGAAAACGCCATCGTCGAATTTCATGCCGTGCAACTGCTGCGCGATACTGCGCAAGGCGTCTGGCTGACCGGGTTGGCGGACAGCGTTGATGTAATCGTTCTGGGTCAGGAATATGTGATTGCGGGCGTGCGCGTTGCCCCCACCTACCGGGATCTTGTGCAATGACCGGCATCGTCGACTGGGCCGCAGGACGCGCACGCATGATCGTGGCGTTTATCCTGCTGAGCATTGTTGTCGGCGCCTACTCCTACACCACGCTGCCGAAAGAAGGTGAGCCGGACATCGAGATACCGGCGCTCTTCGTCTCGGTGCCCTTTCCCGGCATCTCCGCCGCAGACAGCGAAACCTTGCTGGTCAAGCCGATGGAGACGGAGCTTGCCGACCTTGACGGGCTGAAGGACATGAGCGGCACCGCCGCCGAAAACTACGCGGGCGTAGCGCTTGAGTTCGAATTTGGCTGGGACAAGACGAAAATCCTCGCCGATGTGCGCGACGCCATGGGCAAGGCCGAGGCGAAATTCCCCGATGGGGCAGAGCAATATTCGATCAATGAGATCAACTTTTCCGAATTTCCGATCATCATCGTGAACCTGTCGGGCCCCGTGCCGGAACGCACAATGGTGCGCATTGCCAAGGACTTGCAGGACGATATTGAAACGCTGGATGCGGTGCTGGAGGCAGGTATCGCCGGGTCGCGCGATGAGATGCTGGAGGTGCTGATCGACCCGCTGCGTCTTGAGGCCTACAACGTCACCGCCAGTGAGCTGATCTCGACCGTACAGAACAACAACCAGCTGATTGCCGCCGGTGAGGTGGATTCGGCCCAAGGCACATTCGCCGTCAAAATCCCCTCGTCGTTCGATGAACCACGCGATGTCTACAACCTGCCGGTCAAGACCAATGGCGACCGCGTCGTGACGCTGGGCGATCTCGCACAGATCAACCTCACCTTCGAAGACCGCTCAGGGACCGCGCGCTTTGACGGGGAAACCACGGTCGCCTTGCAGGTGGTCAAACGCAAAGGCTTCAACCTGATCGACACCGCCGCACTGGTCAAAGATCTCGTGGCCGAGAAAAGCGAACGCTGGCCGGAGGGGCTGCGCTCGGCGGTGCATGTGGGTACGTCAAACGACCAGTCGCGCATCGTGGACAGCATGGTGCAGCAGCTTCAGGGCTCCGTGTTTACGGCGATTGCGCTGGTGATGATCGTCTCTCTGGCGGCCCTTGGCATACGCGCCTCCCTGCTGGTGGGTTTTGCGATCCCCACGTCTTTCCTGTTGTGTTTCGCCTTTCTCGCCGTGATGGGCATCTCCATCTCGAACATCGTGATGTTCGGACTGATCCTTGCGGTGGGGATGCTGGTGGATGGCGCCATCGTGGTCGTTGAATATGCCGACAAGCGCCAGCAAGAAGGCGTGGGGCCCATGCAGGCCTATGTGGAGGCGGCCAAACGGATGTTCTGGCCCATCGTGTCCTCCACCGCCACAACGCTCTGTGCCTTTTTGCCGATGCTCTTCTGGCCCGGCGTGCCGGGCGAATTCATGGGGATGCTGCCCGTCACACTGATCTTTGTGCTTTCGGCCTCGCTGGTCGTGGCACTGATCTATCTGCCGGTCATGGGCGGCGTTACGGGTCGGCTTGAACGCTGGATTTCGCAGTACATGCAAGAGGTTGCGGGCCTTGTGTGGTATTTGCATCTCGCACTTTTCCCGATTGCCGCCCTCATGCTGACGACGTTGGCCGGGCTGTCGCCGGTGTTTGACGGTATCAGCGCACGGTTTGCGGCGATGGAAGGGCTGAACCTGCTCGGCTCCGTGATCCCGACCTTCTTTGTGGTCTTCTTGTTGCTTGTGGCGGCAGCGGCCTGTGTGGCCATTGCCATCGGCGGTTTTCTGGTGCTGCTGGTCTCAACCTTCGCGCTGTTGACGCGCATGGGACGCGCGGGCCGCTGGCTGGCGGCGCGGCTCTTCAGCGCCGAGCCTAAGCAGATCACCGCAGGCTATCGCCGCTCCGGCTTTGGCCATGTGATGGCGGCAATCGTCGGGAACCCGGCCATGCCGCTGGTGATGGCGGGGGCGGTTTTCGTCTTTGTCGGCACGGTTCTGATCTACTTCACAAACAACAACAACGGCGTTGAATTCTTTGTGGAATCCGAACCCGAACAGGGCATTGTCTATGTGCTGGCGCGCGGCAACCTGTCGCTTGAGGAAAAAGACGTGCTGGTCAAAGACGCCGAAACCATTGTGCTGGCCCATCCCGGCGTCATGAACGCGTTTTCTTTCGCAGGCGAAGGCGGGTTGAACACGGATACCTCCGGTGCCGCCTCCCCGAACGACATGATCGGGCAGGTTCAGTTTGAGACGATCCCCTGGGGTGATCGCGCAGACCGGCCAGAACTTGACGGCAATATCGTGATTGCCGAACTCAGCGAGCAATTAGCGCAACTGCCCGGCATCAAAACCGAAATCCTCGAAGTGGCGCAAGGCCCCGCATCGGGCAAACCCGTCCATCTGCGCCTCAAGGCAGACAGCTTTGACACCCTGACAGAGGCCACGAAAGTCGCGCGCACACAGTTCGACGCCACCCCCGGCCTGACCCTGATCGAAGACACGCTCCCCCTGCCCGGCATCGATTGGCAAATCGACGTAGATGTGGAAAAAGCGGGCCGCTACGGCGCTGACGTGCAGATCGTGGGCGCGATGGTGCAGCTTGTGACACGGGGTCTGCTGCTTGACACCATGCGCATCGACAGTTCGGACGAAGAAATCGACATCCGCGTCCGCCTCCCGGCTGAGGATCGCTTCCTGTCCACCCTCGACACGCTCAAAGTGCGCACCACCGATGGGCTGGTCCCGCTCAGCAACTTCATCACCCGCACGCCGGTGCCAAAACTGGCCGAAATCAACCGGATCGCTCAAAAGCGGTACTTTGATGTGAAGGCGGATGTGGCACCGGGGCTGGTCAAGGTGGTGGGCGATCCCGATGGCACAGGCGGCGAGCTTACCCTCGCCATGCTGCGTCCAGCCGGCGCTGTGGCGGATGTCACCGGACCGGACGGCACAGGCTACAGTTGGACATTTCGGGCTGATATCGAGAGCGACGCGCTGCAGTCCGGGTTGGACGAGGGGCGCTTCAGGCTGGTGCCCGTGAATGCAAACGAACGTATCGCGGTTCTGACGGCGTGGCTTGACACCAATCCCCTGCCTGATGGTGTTGAATGGGAATGGACCGGCGATCAGGAAGAACAGGCCGAAAGTGCGGCGTTCCTGCAAACCGCCTTTTCCGCCGCGCTCGGTTTGATGTTCATCATCCTGCTGGCCCAGTTCAACAGCTTTTACAACGCCGTCCTCGTGCTTGTGGCCGTGGTTTTGTCGACCACGGGCGTGTTGATCGGGATGCTGGTGATGGATCAGACGTTCTCCATCATCATGACCGGAACGGGGATCGTGGCACTGGCAGGCATTGTGGTGAACAACAACATCATCCTGATCGACACCTATCAGGAATACAGCCAGTACATGCCCCGGATCGAGGCGATCATTCGCACCGCCCAAGCCCGCATTCGCCCCGTATTGCTGACCACGATCACCACCATGGCAGGTCTTGCGCCGATGATGCTCGGGCTCAGCCTGAACTTTGCCGATGGTGGGTACACGGTTAACAGCCCGACAGCGCTGTGGTGGAAGCAACTCGCCACGGCGGTGGTCTTTGGCCTCGGCATTGCGACGGTGCTGACGCTGGTGGTGACACCGTCGATGCTGGCCATCCGCGTCTGGGCCACGACCTATGTGCGCTGGGTCGCCACGTTGCTGGCCAAGCTGTCACTGGGGCGCGCCTCACGGGCGGCACGCGACTGGGCACTGGAACGCGATGCCAACCGCGTCTCAAACACCGAGCTGATCTGGGATGACACGCCTGCCCTCCGCCCCTCGGACACAACGCTGAAAGCCGCCGAATGAGGCACCTCACAGCACTGTGACGGACATCTTGCCAGCGCCGTGCTAGCTTGCGCGCGAATATCAAAGGAGAATACCAATGCCGAACACTGCCGCCATCGCCGGACTGATCACGATCGTCAGCGCAACCAGCGCTTTTGCGTCCGATCTGATCGAAAAGACCAGCCCCCATGCCGTGGGTTTCACAATGGACCGCCTTGAGGCGGCTGTCACCGGGGCCGGGGCGACGGTTTTCGCGCGCGTGGACCACGCTGCCGGTGCTGCATCCGTCGATCTGGAGCTTGCGCCCTCGCAACTGCTGATCTTTGGCAACCCCAAACTGGGCACGCCCGCAATGCAGGGCGGTGCGACGGCTGGGCTTGATCTGCCCCTGCGGGTTCTGGCCTATGAGGATGACGCAGGTGTCGTGCATGTGGTCTATCACGATCCGGCCACCCTCGCCGCGACACACGGCCTGCCTGCGGATGCGAAATACATCCAGATGATGACCGGCGCGCTGGACAAGCTGACGTCAAAGGCCATCGCCGCTGAATAGAAAAACGCATGGTTTTCAGCCTGCAGCCTTCAAGGCTGCGGGTTCAAATCGCGGGTCGCAAGCAGGCTCGCCGCTGCGATCATCAGACCCCCACAAAGCCTGTTCACCCGTTGAAAAGACACGCGCTTGAGCCTGCGCATCGCACGTGCGCCCGCCCAGCCCCAAAGAAGTAAAATCGAGCCATCGACAATGATATAGGTCGCGCCCAGTATGAAAAGCTGCGGCAGGACCGGCATCGTGGGATCGATGAATTGCGGGAACAAGGCCCCGAAAAACACCACCGCAAACGGATTGGCCATGGAGGTGAAGAACCCTTGCCGAAACAGTCGGAAAGACTGGCCCGTGGTATTGGCCTCGACCTCAGGCACTTGCGCCTTGGACAGGATCAACTGCACACCGATCCAAGCAAGATAGGCCACCCCGGCCCATTTGATCCACGTAAAAGCACTTGCCGATGTCGCGATAATCGCCGCCAGCCCAAAGGCGGCAGCGGTCATTTGCAGGCAATTGGCCGTCAAATCGCCCGCAATCGTGAACAGGCTGCGCCTTACACCATAGCGGATGCTGTTTGAAATGATCAAAAGCTGGCTCGTATCGGGCGGCGTCGCAAAGAAAATGGCCACCGCGGTGAGATAGAGAAGATAGGTCTCGATTGCCACGCGCTGTCTCCTCGATGTCGGTTGCCCAGCTTAGGCCCGTTGGCCGCAATTGGTCAAACACAGTCTGCGCGCATGATTTGGCAAACCCGTCGTTGCCTAAAGCAGATGCAGGCGGTAGATGTAAGAAATGAAAACTGTTCCAAAGAAAACCACCGATGACGCGCTCATTCAGGAATTTCTGAACAAGGGCGGAAAAATCAGTGTCGGCAAAACCAAACCGCCGCCCAGCGAGTTGGGGCTAAGCAAAAATGTATGGAACCAGAAGCTGACCCGCGAAGAAAAAGCCGCGCGCGACAAAAAGCCTGAGTAACCGCGTTCAAATCTCTTCTTCAGACTGCTGGCGACGCCACAGTTGCGCATAGCGGCCCTCGCGCGCCAACAGCGCGTCATGCGTGCCACGTTCGACAACCACGCCTTTTTCCAACACGATGATCTGATCCGCCTCGGCGATTGTGCTGAGCCGGTGCGCGATTGTAATCACGGTGCGCCCACGGCCAGCTTGCATCAGCGCGTCTTGAATGTCGGCTTCGGTTTCAGAATCCAATGCCGATGTCGCCTCGTCCAGCAACAGGATGGGTGGGTCCTTGAGCAACGTGCGCGCAATGCCGACCCGCTGCTTTTCCCCGCCCGACAGCTTCAGTCCGCGTTCGCCAACAGCCGTTTCGTAACCCTCAGGCAAGGACATGATGAAATCGTGGATCTGCGCGGCCTGTGCAGCCGCCACAATCTCCGCCTGGGTTGCGCCGTCCTTACCGTAGGCGATGTTGTAGCGGATGGTATCATTGAACAGCACCGTGTCCTGCGGCACGACGCCAATCGCGCGGTGCAGGCTTTCCAAGGTCACATCGCGCACGTCCTGACCGTCAATGCGCAACGCGCCACTGGTCACATCGTAAAACCGAAACAGCAGCCGCCCGATGGTGGATTTTCCCGACCCGGTCGAGCCGCAGATCGCCACCATCTGACCGGGGTCCGCCATGATCGAAACCCCCTTCAGGATGGCGCGATCCGTACTGTAGCCAAAGTGCACGTCGTCCAGCTCAATGCGCCCGCCTTCGACCCGCAGGGGCTTGGCATCGGGGGCGTCGACCACTTCTGCCGGTTGCTCCAGCAGATCAAACATCTCGCCCATATCCACCAGCGCCTGCCGGATTTCGCGGTACACCGTGCCCAGAAAATTCAGCGGGATGGTGATCTGCAACATATAGGCGTTGACCATCACGAAATCACCCACCGTCAGCGTCCCGTTCTGCACCCCGACAGCCGCCATGACCATCACCGCAATCAAGCCTGACGTGATCAGCAAGGACTGGCCAAAGTTCAGGAACGTGAGGCTCAACGCGGTTTTGATCGCGGCATCCTCATATTTTTCCATCGCCATATCATAGCGCTGCGCTTCTCGTTTTTCGGCAACAAAGTATTTGACGGTTTCAAAATTCAGCAGGCTGTCGATGGCCTTTTGATTGGCATCCGTGTCCTGATTGTTCATCTCACGGCGCAGTTTGACGCGCCATTCCGTCACCGCAAAAGTGAACCAGACGTACAAAACAATCACGACGGCCACGACCAGCAGGTAATAAAAATCAAAATAGAGCGCAAAGATGATCCCCACGAGGATCAGTTCAAAGATCAGCGGCCCGATGGAAAACAGCAAGAAACGCAAAAGGAAATCAACGCCCTTGACACCGCGCTCAATGATCCGGCTCAAGCCCCCGGTCTTGCGGGTGATATGATAGCGCATGGACAGGCGGTGAATGTGGTTGAAGGTCTCAAGCGCCAGCATGCGCAGCGCGCGTTGCCCGACCTTGGCAAACACCGCATCACGCAGCTGTTGCAGGCCCACCGTCATCAGACGCGCCATGCCATAGGCCACGGTCATACCAATGGCGCCAAGGGCGAAAAGCGGCACGCCCTCTTCGGCCAGCGCATCGACCGCGCCCTTGTAGAAAAACGGCGTCGCCACCGAAACCAGCTTGGCCAAAATCAACAGCGCAAGCGCCATCAACACCCGATGACGGACCCAAGCCTGATCCTGCGGCCACAGGTATGGGGCCACCTTTCGAATGGTGCGCCAACCCGACCGGCGTTCTGTTTCTTCGATGTTCTGCTCGGCGCTGTCAGTGGTCTGATCGGCGGCGGTATCACTTGGCATGTAAGGTCCTGTCACGTCTTAGAAGCCGTTACCTAAGACACCGGACACAGCTTGGCCAGTACGCCGCCCCAATTAGTCTGCAGGAAGGTCGAATACCTGCCCCGGATAGATCAGATCAGGGTCGCGAATTTCACCGCGATTTGCCTCAAAGACCTGCACATAAAGCAGGCCTTCGCCATATCTGTCGCGTGCAATGGCCCAAAGTGTGTCACCCGCCTGAACCGTGATCGCCTGGATTGACCCGGTTGCGGCTTGCGTGGCCGCCGCCAGAACCGCCGGGGCTTCGCGCTTGAACGGCGTTTCCAGCCGGCTTGTCACCGCGCCATCCTGTCCGAGCGCATCAACGCGCAGCCTGTAGACACCCGCCGCGACATCTATGATGACACCGCGCCACAGACCATCAGGGTCTACACTCATGCGCGCCACTGCCCTGTTGTCGAGATAAGCGCGCACTTCGACAGCATCGGCGCCAGCGCGCCCGCCAAGCTGCACGGCACCGTCGTCAGAATAGCTGATCGTATCGAGCATGACCCGCGACACCGGTGCCGTCTGAACGCGGGAAACCCCCTGCTCATCTGAACGCAAAACCGCGACGTCTGTCCCGCGCGGTGCATCGCTCACGTCATCACTGGCGCGCGGCGCATCCGCCAGACCTCCAACATCCGCTGACTGCGCAACCTCGGCACCGCTTTGCGTGGCATCGGGCGCTGGTGCAGCGCTCGCGGCCGTTTCCTGCGCCTCTTCGGGGGTCGCATCCGCAGACGCATCACTACGGGCTGCGGGTTCAGCAAATGCCCCCGCGTCGTCGCTTGCACCCGTTGACGCAATCGCGATATCCGGTTGTGCCGGAGTTGTCTCTGCTTCGGGCTGCTGTGCCTGCGTGTCTGCGGGCGCTGTGGAACGCGGGGCGATGGGGGTGAGAATGATCTCATCCGCTGATGCGACGGCACTATCGCCAGTTCCACTGCGCAGGGTCAGGCTGCGGGCGCTCTCATTCGCAGAAACGGAACCGACCGCGGCAAAGGCACCACTGGCATCGGCCTGCGCCGAGGTGACCACCTCTCCGTCTACCAGCACATCGACGTCGGCCCCCGGCTCTGCACGCCCGGCGATCACCATCGTGCCGCCCGTATCCACCCGCACTTCGTCAATCGTGGGGACGGTCGCGGTGACTGTTTCGGCAGTCTCGGCAGGCGCAACCGTCTCGTCAGCCGTCGCAGGGTCCGTCCCACTGGCAGCGGCATCTGGCACACTCTGGCGCTCACCGGCGGGTTCCCCTGGTGTCACGACCGTGTTGGCCCCTGCTCTCTCGGAAGCCTCAAGAACCGCCACGGCCTCTTCACTCAGGCGACCGGAATCGCGCAGCGACAGGAAAGCGGCAGCCGCAATCAGCCCCGCAATCACAAGGCCCGCCGTCAGCAGACCTGTGCTTCTGGATGGGTTGGCAGACCCATTATCGTTCATTTTGATCTCTACTTTTCGGGTTCACGCGCAGAAATGCGTTGCAGACGTTGAGCCTACATAACAACTGCCCTATCACTGGTCAAAACGAATGCAGTCATAAATCCGCGATTTGAAACAAGAAAGTCACGCCGATGCCCCCAAAATCCGTCTGTGTCTATTGTGGATCCCGCCCCGGAACCGACCCCGACTTCATGCGCGATGCGCAAAACATGGGCCAAATGATCGCCGAAGAAGGATGGCGTCTGGTCTATGGCGCAGGCGACGTCGGACTGATGGGCGCGGTGGCGCGCGCGGCACAGGCGGCGGGCGCTGACACCTTTGGTGTAATCCCGCAACTTCTGGTGGATTGGGAGATCGGGAAGACCGACCTGACGACCTATGTGATCACCGAAACCATGCATGAGCGCAAGAAAGTCATGTTCATGAATTGCGATGCCGTGGTGGTGCTGCCCGGTGGTGCGGGATCGTTGGATGAGATGTTCGAAGCCCTGACATGGCGGCAACTCGGCTTGCATCAAAAGCCGATCTTTCTCTTGAATACAAATGGATACTGGGACCCTCTGGTGTCGCTCCTGAACCATGTGACCGCCCATGGCTTTGCCGATGAAACGCTGCATGGGTATTACACCACCGTCCCCGATCCCGAAGCCTGCCGAAAAGAGCTGCACCGCGCGCTGGCGTAGAATGCGCTGCGCTGGCAGTCGCACGGTACAAAAAAAGCCCCGCGCCATCAGGGATGACACGGGGCTTTACATCGTCGTCAGTCACATGATTACATGCGGGACGCGACGTTCTCCCAATTGACAAGGTTGTCGAGGAAGTTCGTCAGATAAGCAGGGCGCTTGTTGCGGAAATCAATGTAGTATGAATGCTCCCACACATCGCATCCGAGCAATGCGGTCTGTCCAAAACACAGCGGGTTCACGCCGTTTTCCGTCTTGGTCACCGACAGCGAACCGTCAGCGTTTTTCACCAACCAGCACCAGCCTGACCCGAACTGGCCTGCGCCTGCG contains:
- a CDS encoding TIGR00730 family Rossman fold protein, with translation MPPKSVCVYCGSRPGTDPDFMRDAQNMGQMIAEEGWRLVYGAGDVGLMGAVARAAQAAGADTFGVIPQLLVDWEIGKTDLTTYVITETMHERKKVMFMNCDAVVVLPGGAGSLDEMFEALTWRQLGLHQKPIFLLNTNGYWDPLVSLLNHVTAHGFADETLHGYYTTVPDPEACRKELHRALA